The stretch of DNA CTTTCACGAAGCCTTCATGCGCCTCGCTCTGCGCGAGGCGGCGCAGGCGGCGCGCGCGGGCGAGGTGCCTGCGGGCTGCGTGATCATCCGCCAACCCGACGCCCCCGACGCCCTGCCTGCGGGCGTGCCGCTCATCGGACGCGCCCACAACCAGACCGAACTGCTCAAAGACCCCACGGCCCATGCGGAGATGCTCGCCATCACCCAGGCCACATCCGCCGTGGGCGACTGGCGCCTCACCGACACCATCCTCTACGTCACCAAGGAGCCGTGTCCCATGTGCGCCGGCGCGATCATCCTCGCCCGCATTCCGATTGTGGTCTTCGGCCTCGCCGATCCCAAACGGGGCGGCGGCACGGTCTTCAACCTCTTCGACCATCCCGGCCTCAACCACCATCCGCAAATCCTCTCCGGCGTCCTCGAAGCCGACTGCCGCGACACCCTCACCGCCTTCTTCCGCACCTGCCGCGACGGCGGCATGGGCAAGCCGGGGGAAAAGCTGAAAGCGGAACGCTGATTGACGGATAGGACGTACAAGCAGCCTGTTCCGATGAGCGGCGAGTGACCCCAAGACGTAATATGTGGCGGTTTTCAGGTCGGGAATGGGAAGCCGGACGGTCCGACAGGCGCGGGTGGGCATGCAGCCTGCCCGGGGAACCACGGAGGGTCGGATGTGTACGATGGCGAAGGGCGGCCCCGAATCTGATGAGCGAGAGCGCCAGAAGCTGATTTCTGTTGTTGCGGTCGGCGCGTCAGAATCCGTCAGTCGTAACCAGTTGATAAAGTGTGATTTGCTTAAATTGAAGAATGGCGAGATGTGACCCCTATGACCAAGGTTTGTGCTTATGTCAGAAAAGCAATTTCTTACAACCACCCATGGCCGCGCAGCCGGCAGAACCGGCTGTCGCTCATACCGTCGCCGGGTAAATGAAAGAGGAGCCTGCTATGCGTATCAGGCCTGATTGGGTTTTGTCACGGCGTACGAAGGAGTCCGGATGATCATTGCGGCCCTCTTCTTTCTTCACTGCAAACTCCGGACATGGCTCCGGTTGGTGCTCGTGATAACCATCATCGCGTCTTTTGCGCATTGGCCCGCAGGGTATGTAATCGCCGCACTGTTGCTGCCCATTCCCATCCTGCTCTGGCTCGTTCCCTTCTCGGTTGTCTCGTGTGTTTCGCGCCTGCCGGGCCTTCGCAAGCTGCGTCAGGGGAACAGTGATTTTATCGAAGGTGTGTTGCTCTCCAAGGATTGTCCCATCGTCAAAGCCGCCTCCACCAGACAGATTGTCCGCCGGTTGAGCAGTGCCAAACACGGGCTGATCGCCGATATTCTGGTCAATGAACTGATTCGCAGGAACGCCCGCGATGCCGTTGCGAGGATCTGCACGTTCTGCGAAGGCAGGGATCCCGGGGTTGCGGTGGCCTTCTTGAAAGCTATGGAGAAGCTGGGGGCGGCGACTGTCGTATCGCATGTGGAACGGCTCCTCGGCGACGCCACGCGCGAGGTGCGCGTCGCAGCCGGCCGTACGCTCATGGCACTGGATGCGCAAGCCCACAGCGCCAAGCTCGCGGTGGCGCTGGACAAGGATTGGGATCGAAAAGATCTGCAGCAGTTCTTTGATGCGCTGCTGGGGCTGAAACCGGATGTCTTGCGTGCACGATGGAATCTCGTTCCCGTGGGCGTTTGCCAGGCTTTCTTCGACCCTTCCTGCTTTGGGGATGTTGCTGCGGCTGAGCTGCGCCGCTACCAGCCCTATTATGATTTGTTGGCGGAATCCAGGGACAACGTGTTGAACCGCTATGCGCGAAGCTTCCAGATGATACTGAACACGGAGGAGGCGCGGCAGGCGGCACCAGGCGCCTGTGCGTCATGGGAGGAGATCGAGCGGGTCAGTCTTGCGATCACGCCCCGCAGGTTCACGTGCGAGCAGGGTCGGGAAATGTGCATGAGAATGGGCCCATCGTATGCCCTCTCGCTTCAGCCGGGTGCGTGGTCGTTCGAACTTGAGAGCCGCTTCGACTGTGAAGAGAGGTCGCCGGAATCGTCGGATATTCTGCGGCTGACACTGCGCACGGCGGATGCCCAGGGAACCGTGTGGGAGTTCCAGTATGTGATTGACGCGGTCGAGTTGCTGTGGAAGGCGTATTGCGAAGGGCCGCGCAACGCCCGTGCGTGGTGGCATCGGGCCAAACCGGAGTGGCGTGACGCGTTCGAGAAGACTGCCCTGATGAAGGGGGTGCATGTGTTTACAGATGCACGCGAGGAGCGCAAGGTGGAAATTGGCGATGATGTTGTTATCCTTTATACAAAATACTTCGGCGCCGTGTTTCATTGTGCCGTCCTAACCGGTCGGAGTGCGGCAGAGTTTTGTCTGCTTGTCGGGGTCACGCACATGCAGGATCCTGACATGATCGCGGTTCCGCCCCACATCACTTGCCTCCCCCTGTTCAGCCTCTTGGCCTACCTCCCGCCATTCATGATCAATGATGAAACGTCAGGAGACTTCGTTCATGGGAATTGCTATGAGGTCAACCGGACATCCCGGATGGCAGAGCCACAACCCGTGGAGGTCACACAACTTGCAGGGGGGTCTGTGAGGACGGGGGTCTGTGAGTCTGTGGGGACAGAGAACGAGTAGCGCCGGACGTACAAGCAGCCTGTTCCGAGGAGCGGCGAGTGACGGTTCTGGACGGATCACGCACGTTGATGTCACGTTCCATGGCGTTGCTGCAGAATCCGGCCAGCAATTCTAAATTTGATCGCATCCGTTTAGTCGAAATCGAAATCGCTATCGGGGTCGAATTCCCATCTTTCCCGTCGATCCCGATCCCGATTTCGATTTGGAAACCGAAATCGACGACCATAATGAGAATTGCTGGAATCCGGCATTCCTGTCTTGGCAAGGACTGCGGCAAGGGGTATTCTATCCGCATATGGCAACTGTCTTCATTCTCGTGAATTGTCTCCTGCTTCTGTTCTGGATCCGTCTCTGGGCGGACACACGGGGCGAGTTTTACTTTAATCCGTTTCTCTCGGGGCCGATCCGGATGGTCGACGCCGTGGTCAACGCCCTCGGCCTGCCGCTCAAACTCACCTGCCTGCTGATGCTGGCCGTCGGGCTTGTCTTCCGCACCGCGATTGCCGTCCGCTTCGGCCACGAGTGGACGCTGTCTCTGGGATCGATCTATCATTTCAGGCCCACGATGTTCACCTTCCCGAATCTGCTGGTCTTCAGCGTGCTCGACTTCCTGCTCTTCATCGTCCGCCTCTGGACCGCCTACTTCCTGATCCGCCTGATCACTCCGTCCAGCCGCATGGATCGCGCGACCGAGGCGTTCGAATTCTCCGTCCGGCCCTTCTCGCTGCTGACGCCTCCCCTGCGGATCGCCCTGCTGGTGATCGTCCACCTGCTCATCGTGATGGAACTCCGCATGCTCGAGACGAATCAACTCGCGGGGATGAATCCCTTGGATATCGGGGGCCAGGTGCGGTCCCTGCCCGTGGCCGACTGGCCGGCCGGGGTGATTTCCGGGATCACGCTCGTCTGCATGGCCGCCGCATCGCTTGCCGACGGACTGGATGTCATCCGCCTCGCCCTGGTCACCTGCGTCATCGGCGGACTGGTCGCCATGCTCATTGGGAATCAGATCTTTCGTCAGATTTTTGCCGAAAGCATGACCGTCATTCTCGGGCGGTTCGCACGCGCCCCGTTGGTCGCCGGGATGATGGACTTCACCCCGCTCATCTTTTTCTTTGCGCTCCGCCTGATTTACAGCCTGTGTTCGGCGTTTCTCCTTGCGCTCACCGCCATGATCTCCTAACGCCACGAGGCGCCATGCCCGCACTCGTTCCGACAACCGGGGGTTCGCTCCTGACCGTCAAAGTGCAACCCCGCGCAGCAGCCGACGCCATCGCCGGTGTCGCCCCTGACTGGGTGCGCATCCGCCTGCGGGCACCGCCTGTCGACGGCAAGGCCAATGCCGCCCTGTCGGCCTTCCTCGCCCAATCACTCGGACTTCCCGCACGCACCGTCACGATCCTCTCCGGCGCAACCGGCCGCCTGAAACGGGTTCGCATCGCGGGCCTCGCGCCCGACGCGGTGAGGCGGATCCTGGCACTTGGGGCACCCGCGCCATGACCCTTTTGCGTTCCAGACCGTTCGCGGAATCGGCCCTGGCGCTGCTGTGCGGCGCCGGCCTCGCGCTGCTGCTCGACAGACCGTGGGTAGGTGCCGTGACGGTTGTTTGCTTTCTGCTGCCGGCCTGGTACGCCTCGCTGATCCACGCCTGGCGCTTCACCGAAGACCTCGCGGTGACGCTGGACCCGATCGATCCCGATCCCGCGCAACTGGCGAGCGCCTTCCGTTCCGCTGCGGCACATGCCGCCGCTTCAGGCGCGCCCGCCACCCTCTGCATCCGGCCAGTCTACGTCCGCGAGGGCGGGGCCCTGCCGG from Lentisphaerota bacterium encodes:
- a CDS encoding nucleoside deaminase; the protein is MIFAPAFHEAFMRLALREAAQAARAGEVPAGCVIIRQPDAPDALPAGVPLIGRAHNQTELLKDPTAHAEMLAITQATSAVGDWRLTDTILYVTKEPCPMCAGAIILARIPIVVFGLADPKRGGGTVFNLFDHPGLNHHPQILSGVLEADCRDTLTAFFRTCRDGGMGKPGEKLKAER
- a CDS encoding DUF167 domain-containing protein, giving the protein MPALVPTTGGSLLTVKVQPRAAADAIAGVAPDWVRIRLRAPPVDGKANAALSAFLAQSLGLPARTVTILSGATGRLKRVRIAGLAPDAVRRILALGAPAP